The genomic interval GCCGCCGCGGTGGCGGGACGTGACACGGCCGTTGTTGTTGCGGCCGCCCGACTTCGACAGGGGGCGGACCAGCGACTTCTCCGGCTCGCTGCGAGTGATCTCGACGAAGTCGGCGACGCTCGAGCCGCGACGGCCCGGCGTGGTCGGCTTGTGCTTGCGAATTCCCATGGTGGGTTTTCCTCAGACTCTCTAGACGGCTCTTCGATCCCGGGCGCCTCAGGCGACCGAGCCTCCGAAGATGTCGATGGTTCCGTCGACGAGGGTGATGATGGCGCGCTTGGTGTCCTTGCGCTTGCCCATCCCGAAGCGCGTGCGACGCGCCTTGCCCTGCCGGTTGATCGTGTTGACCGAGGCGACCTTGACGTCGAAGACCTTCTCGACGGCCACCTTGATCTCGGTCTTGTTGGCGCGCGCGTCCACGAGGAACGTGTACTTGCCCTCGTCCATCAGGCCGTAGCTCTTCTCG from Brachybacterium huguangmaarense carries:
- the rplW gene encoding 50S ribosomal protein L23, whose product is MTTLNKDPRDILLAPVVSEKSYGLMDEGKYTFLVDARANKTEIKVAVEKVFDVKVASVNTINRQGKARRTRFGMGKRKDTKRAIITLVDGTIDIFGGSVA